Proteins from one Mycobacterium sp. HUMS_12744610 genomic window:
- a CDS encoding DDE-type integrase/transposase/recombinase produces MAPRTDAEVLELAARLKREHPARTAAHIARIVEAEQGWAPSARTLQRHFARLELNTRPDGNPPAAFGRFEAEAPDQMWISDGLHGPIVAGRRAVLFALLDDHSRYVPGHRWGHGEDTLGMQAALHDAVKTHGCPRKLYCDNGAAYVSGQLAWSAAVLDIALVHSRPGKPQGRGKIERWNRTVRDQFLVEIEAAGEVASLEELNRLFTAWCHQHYHRSVHSETGATPLARYHAQGRTPAPRPDAGLLRRAFLWREQRRVTATATVSLHGNRYELDPALVGRVVDLLFTPFDLTVIDIEYQGKAMGRAIPHTIGRHTHPAVKPDIPAPVQATGIDYLHLLEQAHQADVGQAINYLALADSDIQAPRHDQTGPQNP; encoded by the coding sequence GTGGCCCCGCGCACCGACGCCGAGGTGTTGGAGCTCGCGGCGCGGCTCAAGCGCGAACACCCCGCCCGTACTGCGGCCCACATCGCCCGCATCGTGGAGGCCGAGCAGGGGTGGGCGCCCTCGGCGCGCACTTTGCAACGCCACTTCGCCCGGCTCGAGCTCAACACCCGCCCGGACGGCAACCCGCCGGCCGCGTTCGGCCGATTCGAGGCCGAGGCGCCCGACCAGATGTGGATCAGCGACGGGCTGCACGGCCCGATCGTCGCCGGCCGCCGGGCGGTGTTGTTCGCGCTGCTTGACGACCACTCCCGCTACGTGCCCGGGCACCGGTGGGGCCACGGCGAGGACACCCTGGGCATGCAGGCCGCGCTGCACGACGCGGTCAAAACCCACGGCTGCCCGCGAAAACTGTACTGCGACAACGGAGCTGCCTACGTCAGCGGTCAGCTGGCCTGGTCGGCGGCGGTGCTCGACATCGCGCTGGTGCACAGCCGGCCCGGAAAACCGCAAGGGCGGGGCAAAATAGAACGCTGGAACCGCACCGTGCGCGACCAGTTCCTGGTCGAGATCGAGGCCGCCGGGGAGGTGGCCTCGCTCGAGGAGCTGAACCGGTTGTTCACCGCCTGGTGCCACCAGCACTACCACCGCAGCGTGCATTCAGAAACCGGCGCCACCCCGCTGGCGCGCTATCACGCCCAGGGCCGCACCCCGGCGCCGCGCCCGGACGCGGGGCTTTTGCGGCGCGCGTTTTTGTGGCGCGAGCAGCGCAGGGTCACCGCCACCGCCACGGTGTCGTTGCACGGCAACCGCTATGAGCTCGACCCCGCCCTGGTCGGCCGTGTCGTGGATCTGCTGTTCACCCCGTTCGACCTGACCGTCATCGACATCGAATACCAGGGCAAGGCGATGGGCCGGGCCATTCCGCACACCATCGGCCGCCACACCCACCCCGCGGTCAAACCCGACATCCCCGCACCGGTGCAAGCCACCGGCATCGACTACCTGCACCTGCTGGAGCAGGCACATCAAGCCGATGTGGGTCAGGCGATCAACTATCTCGCCCTGGCCGACAGCGACATCCAAGCACCCCGCCACGACCAAACCGGACCGCAAAACCCTTAA
- a CDS encoding ExeA family protein — MLDKIQSYFGLTTMPFGRALAPGMLFPSADHSQAAARIGYGIATRGITVITGEVGVGKTVAARAAIERAEPARHHLIYIPDPTVAARGIYHHIVTALGCRPSFHNAALVPQARDALAAEAAERGRVPILCIDEAHLLSHDALEALRLLTNHRLDTESPFATILLGQPTLAAKMSLGILAALEQRITVRRTMTGMTSEETAGYIRHHLQLAGRSDPLFTDDALALIHDSGRGKPRGVNRLAIAALIAACAAGKNLVDESSARSAITETNHDIQPATP, encoded by the coding sequence ATGCTCGACAAGATCCAATCCTATTTCGGTTTGACGACCATGCCCTTCGGCCGCGCCCTGGCGCCGGGCATGCTGTTTCCCAGTGCCGACCACTCCCAGGCCGCCGCCCGCATCGGCTACGGCATCGCCACCCGCGGTATCACCGTGATCACCGGCGAAGTCGGTGTCGGCAAGACCGTCGCCGCCCGCGCCGCGATCGAGCGCGCCGAACCGGCACGTCACCACCTGATCTACATCCCCGACCCCACCGTCGCCGCCCGCGGCATCTACCACCACATCGTGACCGCGCTGGGCTGCCGGCCCAGCTTCCACAACGCCGCCCTGGTTCCCCAAGCCCGCGATGCGCTGGCCGCCGAAGCCGCCGAACGCGGCCGCGTCCCCATCTTGTGCATCGACGAGGCCCACCTGCTTTCCCACGACGCCCTCGAAGCGCTGCGGCTGCTCACCAATCACCGTCTCGACACCGAATCACCGTTCGCCACAATACTTCTCGGCCAACCCACACTCGCCGCCAAAATGTCCCTGGGCATCTTGGCCGCCCTGGAACAACGCATCACCGTGCGCCGCACCATGACCGGCATGACCAGCGAGGAGACCGCCGGATACATCCGCCACCACCTACAGCTCGCCGGCCGATCCGACCCGCTGTTCACCGACGATGCCCTCGCCCTGATCCACGACTCCGGTCGCGGCAAGCCCCGCGGTGTCAACCGGCTCGCCATCGCCGCGCTCATCGCCGCCTGCGCCGCAGGCAAAAACCTCGTCGACGAGTCCAGCGCACGATCGGCGATCACCGAAACCAACCACGACATCCAGCCCGCGACACCCTGA
- a CDS encoding Mu transposase domain-containing protein — MRFVANQVAAVLRDRRFVGLAELNEAIFELVDQINTRPFQKREDSRQIVFIRDEKPLLNPLPPVRFELADLRKAKAVPNYHVQVDRNFYSVPSALIGCSLDVRVTSNTVEVFAGIERVACHARLKGVARH, encoded by the coding sequence GTGCGGTTCGTCGCCAACCAGGTCGCCGCGGTACTGCGTGATCGCCGGTTTGTCGGCCTGGCCGAGTTGAACGAGGCCATCTTCGAACTGGTCGACCAGATCAACACGCGGCCGTTCCAGAAGCGGGAAGACTCCCGACAGATCGTGTTCATCCGGGACGAGAAGCCACTGCTCAATCCCTTGCCGCCGGTGCGGTTCGAGTTGGCCGATCTCCGAAAAGCCAAGGCGGTCCCTAATTATCACGTTCAAGTGGACCGGAATTTCTACTCGGTGCCATCGGCGCTGATCGGGTGCAGCCTGGATGTGCGGGTCACCTCTAACACCGTGGAGGTCTTCGCCGGTATCGAACGCGTGGCCTGCCACGCCCGGCTCAAAGGTGTTGCGCGTCACTGA
- a CDS encoding helix-turn-helix domain-containing protein yields the protein MSEANSGGDRSHRRPKRFLSPSQKYEIWLQLVRQEVTIAEAAANHQVDRTTIMRIRTIAKEGALAALAAAKPGAAARQRDYELDAAKAENARLSEALKEMAVRLTLVEGKGRWG from the coding sequence ATGTCCGAAGCAAACTCTGGTGGCGACCGCTCGCACCGTCGCCCGAAGCGGTTCTTGAGCCCGTCGCAGAAGTACGAGATATGGCTGCAGCTGGTACGCCAGGAGGTGACGATCGCCGAGGCCGCCGCCAACCATCAGGTGGATCGCACGACGATCATGCGCATCCGCACGATCGCCAAGGAAGGTGCGCTGGCCGCGCTGGCGGCAGCCAAGCCAGGCGCGGCGGCCCGCCAACGCGACTACGAACTCGATGCCGCCAAGGCCGAGAACGCGCGGCTGTCCGAGGCACTCAAGGAGATGGCCGTGCGGCTGACGTTGGTCGAGGGAAAAGGGCGCTGGGGCTAA
- a CDS encoding transposase, with protein sequence MATKTALLGLLDQAVDEGWTLRQACHALELGELRAHRWIARRAIGQLVDKIPGGSPMHGLLDEEVSEILALFDQWGETDRSHRKLAHRGSYLGRVWVSPSSVRRVLFLADKHFRPLPKPGRSQRKPFPDWVDYKPNSIWIYDTTHFTRAGMAVLIIQDLVSRKWITEVVSAEETSTQVEIGFTDALDIEGLLQAVERRADGLVDIGIDDQARPILLAVSDNGPQMTSGSTREFMAMSAIAQHFGRPGTPTDQAWIESFNGHLKAEFPHLLAIEDPATLRAELAVTRQFWNGVRLHAGIGYVTPNDEHEGRGEAIRKARQAGLESARNRRLAWHRQQRHTQPIQDPDDVV encoded by the coding sequence GTGGCCACCAAGACGGCGCTGTTGGGCTTGCTCGACCAGGCGGTCGATGAAGGTTGGACACTGCGCCAGGCATGCCATGCGTTGGAGCTCGGCGAGCTGCGGGCACATCGCTGGATCGCTCGCCGAGCGATCGGCCAGCTGGTCGACAAGATCCCTGGTGGGTCGCCCATGCATGGGCTGCTCGACGAAGAAGTCAGCGAGATCTTGGCGTTGTTCGACCAGTGGGGCGAGACCGACCGCTCGCACCGCAAGCTTGCTCACCGCGGCTCTTATCTGGGCCGGGTATGGGTGTCACCGTCGAGTGTTCGTCGGGTCCTGTTCTTGGCGGACAAGCACTTTCGACCACTTCCCAAGCCTGGACGTTCTCAACGCAAGCCCTTCCCGGATTGGGTGGACTACAAGCCGAACTCGATCTGGATTTACGATACGACGCACTTCACCAGGGCGGGGATGGCAGTGTTGATCATTCAGGATTTGGTCTCGCGCAAGTGGATCACCGAGGTCGTCTCCGCTGAGGAAACCTCCACCCAGGTCGAGATCGGGTTCACCGACGCGCTCGACATCGAGGGACTCCTGCAGGCCGTTGAGCGACGCGCCGACGGCCTGGTCGATATCGGCATCGACGACCAGGCCCGGCCGATCCTGCTCGCGGTGTCCGATAACGGTCCCCAGATGACGTCGGGCTCGACGCGGGAGTTCATGGCCATGTCTGCGATCGCCCAGCACTTCGGACGCCCCGGAACGCCGACCGATCAAGCCTGGATCGAGAGTTTCAACGGGCACCTCAAGGCCGAGTTCCCGCACCTGCTCGCGATCGAGGACCCCGCCACCCTGCGCGCCGAACTTGCCGTCACCCGCCAATTCTGGAACGGAGTCCGGTTGCACGCCGGCATCGGCTATGTCACGCCCAACGACGAACACGAAGGACGAGGGGAGGCCATCCGCAAAGCACGCCAAGCCGGGCTCGAATCCGCCCGCAACCGCCGACTTGCCTGGCACCGCCAGCAAAGGCACACTCAACCCATACAGGATCCCGACGATGTTGTCTGA
- a CDS encoding helix-turn-helix domain-containing protein — protein sequence MVDYKRILRLRAEGVSQRGIADVLGCSRNTVAAVFAAATAAGVGFGEVADLAADEVRHLLLPEPARPDSDRVAPDFEYVHRELGRPSVTLLLLWNEYVAACRACGGVPYRYSFFNEQYRRWVASTGASMRIQRTPGESIEVDWAGDAMSFVDPLSGAPTDAWLFVAALSFSAFTYVEAFTEVFLTLR from the coding sequence ATGGTCGACTACAAACGGATCCTGCGGCTACGCGCCGAAGGGGTGAGCCAGCGCGGTATCGCGGATGTGCTGGGCTGCTCCCGGAACACGGTGGCGGCAGTATTCGCCGCCGCAACCGCGGCCGGGGTGGGTTTCGGGGAGGTGGCCGACCTCGCCGCCGATGAGGTCCGCCACCTGCTGCTGCCCGAACCGGCCAGGCCGGACTCTGACCGTGTGGCGCCGGATTTCGAGTATGTGCACCGCGAACTGGGGCGTCCGTCGGTGACGCTGCTGCTGTTGTGGAACGAGTATGTTGCGGCCTGCCGGGCCTGCGGCGGGGTTCCGTATCGGTATTCGTTTTTCAACGAACAGTACCGCCGCTGGGTGGCCTCGACGGGGGCGTCGATGCGTATTCAGCGCACCCCGGGCGAGTCCATCGAGGTCGACTGGGCCGGTGATGCGATGAGCTTCGTCGATCCGCTCAGCGGCGCCCCGACCGATGCGTGGTTGTTCGTGGCCGCGCTGTCGTTTTCGGCCTTCACGTATGTGGAGGCGTTCACTGAGGTGTTTCTGACTTTGCGATAG
- a CDS encoding cyclase family protein, with protein MIDLTMPIRENDGRYTSRNTFYPAPHTFEEHGVQSSTFKMFAHFGTHVDAPRHFIQGGDTIDEIPPQRLMGRGAVFVFDVGNNQFETTPRPGLLGRHVTWESRYTSRVLRSKSMAFNPRHAHFTRRFIQGGAAGLVRPRPNDANILTERDPGLAANDIAILRTDWTDRMWGKPEFLTAAPFLTGDGARWLVDHGVKAVVYDFPEEEIIRKDHWDGKDAVVHHTMLGNDIYNIEYVVNLSRIAEPFVGLIATPLPLVNLDGWILRLVRAGVPL; from the coding sequence ATGATCGACCTGACGATGCCAATTCGGGAAAACGACGGCCGTTACACCTCGCGAAATACTTTCTACCCCGCGCCGCATACGTTCGAAGAGCATGGCGTTCAATCCTCGACATTTAAAATGTTCGCGCACTTTGGGACACACGTGGACGCGCCGCGCCACTTCATCCAAGGTGGCGACACCATTGACGAGATACCGCCTCAGCGACTGATGGGCCGTGGAGCCGTCTTCGTCTTCGACGTCGGAAACAACCAATTCGAAACCACGCCCAGACCGGGGTTGTTAGGACGGCATGTGACCTGGGAAAGCCGTTACACCTCGCGAGTTTTACGTTCGAAGAGCATGGCGTTCAATCCTCGACACGCGCACTTCACGCGGCGATTCATCCAAGGTGGCGCCGCTGGACTGGTCCGACCACGGCCCAATGACGCCAACATCCTGACCGAACGTGACCCCGGCCTAGCGGCGAATGACATCGCGATCCTGCGCACCGACTGGACGGACCGCATGTGGGGAAAGCCGGAGTTTTTGACCGCAGCACCCTTCCTGACCGGCGATGGCGCGCGCTGGCTGGTCGACCACGGTGTTAAGGCGGTCGTCTATGACTTCCCCGAGGAAGAGATCATCCGCAAGGACCACTGGGACGGCAAGGACGCTGTTGTCCACCACACCATGTTGGGCAACGACATCTACAACATCGAATACGTCGTCAACCTGTCCCGTATCGCGGAGCCGTTCGTAGGGCTGATCGCAACGCCGCTTCCCCTGGTCAACCTCGACGGCTGGATATTGCGGCTGGTAAGAGCCGGTGTTCCGCTGTGA
- a CDS encoding cytochrome b yields the protein MSPKLSPPKIGDVLARQGEDIDTRYHPSAAVRRQLNKVFPTHWSFLLGEIAMYSFIVLLLTGVYLSLFFDPTMGEVTYNGAYQPLRGVDMSKAYQSTLDISFEVRGGLFVRQVHHWAALMFAAAIMVHLARIFFTGAFRRPREANWVIGSLLLILAMFEGYFGYSLPDDLLSGIGLRAALSSITLGMPVIGTWLHWALFGGDFPCGGVGYHCAEAGYIIPRMYSLHILLLPGIILALIGAHLAMVWFQKHTQFPGPGRTEHNVVGVRVMPIFAVKSGAFFAAIVGVLGLMGGLLQINPIWNLGPYKPSHVSAGSQPDFYMMWTEGLARIWPPWEFYFWHHTIPAPVWVALLMGLIFVLLIIYPFLEKRFSGDHAHHNLLQRPRDAPVRTSIGAMAIAFYMVLTLSAMNDIIALKFDISLNATTWIGRIGMVVLPPIVYFVTYRWCIALQRSDRDVLEHGIETGIIKRLPHGAYIELHQPLGPVDEHGHPLPLEYQGAPLPKRMNKLGSAGSPGSGSLLYADPASEDAALREAAHAAEHRALTALREHQDTVVGSSNGEHDEH from the coding sequence ATGAGTCCGAAGCTCAGTCCTCCGAAGATCGGTGACGTCCTGGCCCGCCAGGGCGAGGACATCGACACCCGGTACCACCCGTCGGCCGCGGTGCGCCGGCAGCTCAACAAGGTGTTCCCGACGCACTGGTCGTTCCTGCTCGGTGAGATCGCGATGTACAGCTTCATCGTGCTGCTGCTCACCGGCGTGTACCTGTCGCTGTTCTTCGACCCCACCATGGGCGAAGTCACCTACAACGGTGCCTACCAGCCGCTGCGGGGCGTGGACATGTCGAAGGCGTACCAATCGACCCTCGACATCTCCTTCGAGGTGCGCGGCGGCCTGTTCGTCCGGCAGGTGCACCACTGGGCCGCGCTGATGTTCGCCGCCGCGATCATGGTGCACCTGGCGCGCATCTTCTTCACCGGTGCGTTCCGGCGGCCACGCGAGGCCAACTGGGTCATCGGTTCGCTGCTGCTGATCCTGGCCATGTTCGAGGGCTACTTCGGCTACTCGCTGCCCGACGACCTGCTGTCGGGCATCGGGTTGCGCGCGGCGCTGTCCTCGATCACGTTGGGCATGCCCGTGATCGGCACCTGGCTGCACTGGGCGCTGTTCGGCGGTGACTTCCCCTGCGGCGGAGTGGGTTACCACTGCGCCGAGGCGGGCTACATCATCCCGCGCATGTACTCCCTGCACATCCTGCTGCTACCCGGCATCATCCTGGCGCTCATCGGCGCACACCTGGCCATGGTGTGGTTCCAGAAGCACACGCAGTTCCCGGGGCCGGGCCGCACCGAGCACAACGTCGTCGGCGTGCGCGTCATGCCGATCTTCGCGGTCAAGTCGGGCGCCTTCTTCGCGGCCATCGTCGGCGTGCTGGGCCTGATGGGCGGGCTGCTGCAGATCAACCCGATCTGGAACCTGGGCCCCTACAAGCCGTCTCACGTCTCGGCCGGCTCGCAGCCGGACTTCTACATGATGTGGACCGAGGGCCTGGCCCGTATCTGGCCGCCGTGGGAGTTCTACTTCTGGCACCACACCATCCCGGCTCCGGTCTGGGTCGCCCTCCTCATGGGCCTGATCTTTGTTCTGCTGATCATCTACCCCTTCCTGGAGAAGCGGTTCAGCGGCGATCACGCGCACCACAACCTGCTGCAGCGGCCGCGGGACGCGCCGGTGCGCACCTCGATCGGCGCGATGGCGATCGCGTTCTACATGGTGCTCACGCTGAGCGCGATGAACGACATCATCGCGCTGAAGTTCGACATCTCGCTGAACGCGACGACCTGGATCGGGCGTATCGGCATGGTGGTGCTCCCCCCGATCGTGTACTTCGTCACCTACCGGTGGTGCATCGCCCTGCAGCGCAGCGACCGGGATGTGCTCGAGCACGGCATCGAAACGGGCATCATCAAGCGGTTGCCGCACGGCGCCTACATCGAGCTGCACCAGCCGCTCGGTCCGGTCGACGAGCACGGACACCCGCTGCCGCTGGAGTACCAGGGTGCGCCGCTGCCCAAGCGGATGAACAAGCTGGGCTCGGCGGGCTCGCCGGGCAGCGGCAGCCTGTTGTACGCCGACCCGGCGTCCGAGGATGCGGCGCTGCGCGAGGCGGCGCACGCCGCCGAGCACCGCGCCCTGACCGCCCTGCGCGAGCACCAGGACACCGTCGTCGGTTCCTCCAACGGCGAGCACGACGAGCACTAG
- a CDS encoding ubiquinol-cytochrome c reductase iron-sulfur subunit → MSDIDHGGSPEPDDATLANMSQQQLLELGGKLDGVETVFKESRWPVEGTKAEKRAERGVALWLLAGGGFGLALLLIFLFWPWEYKPKDAPGSILYTLTTPLYGLTFGLSILAIAIGAILYQKRFIPEEISIQQRHDGASREIDRKTVVANLTDAYQTSTIGRRKLIGLSLGMGLGAFGLSSLVAFIGGLVKNPWKPVVPTENGMEAVLWTSGWTPRYHGETIFLARATGTTEGAPFIKMRPEDIDAGGMETVFPWRESDGDGTTAESREKLRGIQMGVRNPVMLIRIRPTDMHRVVKRQGQESFNFGELFAYTKVCSHLGCPASLYEEQSYRILCPCHQSQFDAMHYAKPIFGPAARALAQLPITIDTNGYLVANGNFIEPVGPAFWERTT, encoded by the coding sequence ATGAGCGACATCGATCACGGCGGCTCCCCGGAGCCCGACGACGCCACCCTGGCCAACATGTCACAACAGCAACTGCTGGAGCTGGGCGGCAAGCTCGACGGCGTCGAGACCGTCTTCAAAGAGTCGCGATGGCCGGTCGAGGGCACCAAGGCCGAGAAGCGCGCCGAGCGCGGCGTGGCCCTGTGGCTGCTGGCCGGCGGCGGCTTCGGGCTCGCGCTGCTGCTGATCTTCTTGTTCTGGCCGTGGGAGTACAAGCCCAAGGACGCGCCGGGCAGCATCCTGTACACGCTGACCACGCCGCTGTACGGGCTGACGTTCGGGCTGTCCATCCTGGCGATCGCTATCGGCGCGATCCTCTACCAGAAGCGGTTCATCCCCGAGGAGATCTCGATCCAGCAGCGCCATGACGGCGCGTCGCGCGAGATCGACCGCAAGACCGTCGTGGCCAACCTGACCGATGCCTACCAGACGTCGACCATCGGACGCCGCAAGCTGATCGGGCTGTCCCTGGGGATGGGCCTGGGCGCGTTCGGCCTGAGCTCCCTGGTGGCGTTCATCGGGGGTCTGGTCAAGAACCCGTGGAAGCCGGTAGTGCCCACCGAGAACGGCATGGAGGCCGTCCTCTGGACGTCCGGCTGGACCCCCCGCTACCACGGCGAAACTATCTTCCTGGCGCGCGCAACGGGCACCACCGAGGGTGCTCCCTTCATCAAGATGCGGCCGGAAGACATCGACGCGGGCGGCATGGAGACGGTGTTCCCCTGGCGGGAGTCCGACGGCGACGGCACGACAGCGGAGTCGCGCGAGAAGCTGCGGGGCATCCAAATGGGCGTGCGCAACCCCGTGATGCTCATCCGCATCCGGCCGACCGACATGCATCGCGTCGTCAAGAGGCAGGGCCAGGAGAGCTTCAACTTCGGTGAGCTGTTCGCCTACACGAAGGTCTGCTCGCACCTGGGCTGCCCGGCCTCGCTGTACGAGGAGCAGTCCTACCGGATCCTGTGCCCGTGTCACCAGTCACAGTTCGACGCGATGCACTACGCCAAGCCGATCTTCGGTCCCGCAGCCCGCGCCCTGGCGCAACTGCCCATCACCATCGACACCAACGGGTATCTGGTTGCCAACGGCAACTTCATCGAACCCGTCGGACCGGCATTCTGGGAGCGCACCACATGA
- a CDS encoding cytochrome c: MSRLGTKRSERLKNLRVTRSGGRKPRNQRSDRARRRLRRRLSGGLLLLIALTIAGGLAAVLTPTPQVAVADESSSALLRTGKQLFDTSCVSCHGANLQGVNQHGPSLIGVGEEAVYFQVSTGRMPAMRGEAQAPRKEPIFDESQIEAIGAFVQANGGGPTVVRNPDGSLAMQSLRGNDVGRGGDLFRLNCSSCHNFTGKGGALSSGKYAPDLGDANEQQILAAMRTGPQNMPKFSDRQLSFDNKKDIIAYVKSVSEERQPGGYGLGGFGPAPEGMAMWIIGMVAAIGLALWIGARA, translated from the coding sequence ATGAGCCGGCTCGGGACGAAGAGGAGTGAGCGGTTGAAGAATCTGCGGGTCACCCGGTCCGGTGGCCGCAAGCCACGTAACCAGCGCAGTGATCGCGCGCGGCGGCGGCTGCGCCGGCGCCTGTCGGGCGGCCTGCTGCTGCTGATAGCGCTGACGATCGCCGGCGGGCTGGCCGCCGTACTGACGCCCACGCCACAGGTGGCCGTCGCCGACGAATCGTCCTCGGCGCTGCTGCGCACCGGCAAGCAGCTGTTCGACACCTCCTGTGTGTCCTGCCACGGTGCGAACCTGCAGGGTGTGAACCAGCACGGGCCCAGCCTGATCGGGGTCGGCGAGGAGGCCGTGTACTTCCAGGTGTCCACCGGCCGCATGCCCGCCATGCGGGGCGAGGCCCAGGCGCCGCGCAAGGAGCCGATCTTCGACGAGTCGCAGATCGAGGCGATCGGCGCCTTCGTGCAGGCCAACGGCGGCGGCCCGACCGTGGTCCGCAACCCCGACGGCAGCCTGGCGATGCAGTCGCTGCGCGGTAACGACGTCGGCCGCGGCGGCGACCTGTTCCGGCTCAACTGCTCCTCGTGCCACAACTTCACCGGCAAGGGCGGGGCGCTGTCGTCGGGCAAGTACGCACCCGACCTGGGCGACGCCAACGAACAGCAGATCCTAGCCGCGATGCGCACCGGTCCGCAGAACATGCCCAAGTTCTCCGACCGTCAGCTGTCCTTCGACAACAAGAAGGACATCATCGCGTACGTGAAGTCGGTCTCCGAGGAGCGCCAGCCGGGCGGCTACGGCCTCGGCGGCTTCGGACCCGCACCCGAGGGCATGGCGATGTGGATCATCGGGATGGTCGCCGCCATCGGGCTGGCACTGTGGATTGGGGCGCGAGCATGA
- a CDS encoding cytochrome c oxidase subunit 3 — protein sequence MTSAAGTSGTAITSRIHSLNRPNMVSVGTIVWLSSELMFFAGLFAMYFTARSQAGGKWPPPPTELNLYQAVPVTLVLIASSFTCQMGVFAAERGDVFGLRRWYVITFLMGLFFVLGQGYEYYHLITHGTTIPGSAYGTVFYLCTGFHGLHVTGGLIAFIFLLARTTMSKFTPAQATASIVVSYYWHFVDIVWIALFTVIYFIR from the coding sequence GTGACCAGCGCTGCCGGGACCTCAGGTACTGCCATCACCTCGCGGATTCATTCGCTGAACCGACCGAACATGGTCAGTGTCGGCACCATAGTGTGGCTTTCCAGTGAGCTGATGTTCTTTGCTGGCCTGTTCGCGATGTACTTCACAGCGCGCTCGCAGGCCGGCGGGAAGTGGCCGCCGCCGCCGACCGAGCTGAATCTGTACCAGGCCGTCCCGGTGACGCTGGTGCTGATCGCCTCGTCGTTCACCTGCCAGATGGGGGTGTTCGCGGCCGAACGCGGCGACGTCTTCGGCCTGCGCCGCTGGTACGTGATCACGTTCTTGATGGGGCTGTTCTTCGTCCTCGGCCAGGGCTACGAGTACTACCACCTGATTACCCACGGCACGACCATCCCCGGCAGCGCCTACGGCACCGTCTTCTATCTGTGCACCGGCTTCCACGGGTTGCACGTCACGGGCGGTCTGATCGCCTTCATCTTTCTGCTGGCCCGCACGACGATGAGCAAGTTCACGCCCGCGCAGGCGACGGCGAGCATCGTCGTCTCCTACTACTGGCATTTCGTCGACATCGTGTGGATCGCGCTGTTCACCGTCATCTATTTCATTCGATGA
- the trpD gene encoding anthranilate phosphoribosyltransferase, whose amino-acid sequence MPVPPETPAAGPAASWRQVLARLTGGHALARGQAAWAMDQIMAGAATPAQIAAFAVAMTMKVPTAAEVGELAEAMLSHARPMPEGVVPAGALDIVGTGGDGVSTVNLSTMAAIVVAAAGVPVVKHGNRASSSLSGGADTLEALGVRIDLEPDQVARCLTDVGIGFCFAPVFHPSYRHASAVRREIGVPTVFNLLGPLTNPASPRAGLIGCAFADLAEVMAGVFAARRCSVLVVHGDDGLDELTTTTTSTIWRVQAGTVDKLTFDPAGFGFARAELDELLGGDARANAAEVRAVLAGAGGPVRDAVVLNAAGAIVAHAGLSSRAEWLPAWEDGLRRAAAAIDSGAAEQLLARWVRFGREL is encoded by the coding sequence GTGCCCGTGCCACCCGAGACGCCCGCCGCCGGGCCGGCGGCGTCGTGGCGGCAGGTGCTGGCCCGGTTGACGGGCGGGCACGCGCTGGCGCGGGGCCAGGCGGCCTGGGCCATGGACCAGATCATGGCCGGCGCCGCGACGCCCGCCCAGATCGCGGCGTTCGCCGTGGCGATGACGATGAAGGTGCCCACCGCGGCGGAAGTCGGCGAGCTGGCCGAGGCGATGCTGAGTCACGCGCGCCCGATGCCCGAGGGCGTCGTTCCCGCCGGTGCCCTCGACATCGTGGGCACCGGCGGCGACGGGGTCAGCACCGTCAACCTGTCCACCATGGCCGCGATCGTGGTCGCGGCCGCCGGCGTGCCGGTAGTCAAGCACGGCAACCGGGCGTCGTCGTCGCTGTCCGGGGGCGCCGACACCCTCGAGGCGCTCGGGGTGCGCATCGACCTCGAACCAGACCAGGTGGCGCGCTGCCTCACCGACGTCGGGATCGGGTTCTGCTTCGCCCCGGTGTTTCACCCGTCGTACCGGCACGCCTCGGCCGTGCGGCGCGAGATCGGTGTGCCGACCGTCTTCAACCTCCTCGGGCCGCTGACGAATCCGGCGTCACCCCGGGCCGGCCTGATCGGCTGCGCGTTCGCCGATCTCGCCGAGGTGATGGCGGGGGTGTTCGCCGCGCGCCGGTGCAGCGTGCTGGTGGTGCACGGCGACGACGGGCTCGACGAGCTGACCACGACGACCACCAGCACGATCTGGCGGGTGCAGGCCGGGACGGTGGACAAGCTGACGTTCGACCCGGCCGGTTTCGGGTTCGCCCGCGCCGAGCTCGACGAATTGCTGGGCGGCGACGCCCGGGCCAACGCCGCGGAGGTGCGCGCGGTGCTGGCCGGCGCCGGGGGGCCGGTGCGCGACGCGGTCGTGCTCAACGCCGCCGGGGCGATCGTCGCGCACGCCGGGCTATCCAGCCGCGCCGAATGGCTGCCGGCGTGGGAGGACGGGCTGCGGCGGGCCGCCGCCGCCATCGACTCGGGCGCGGCCGAACAGCTGCTCGCGCGATGGGTGCGGTTCGGTCGCGAACTCTGA